The Chryseobacterium sp. G0186 genome includes the window TGAAGCAAATCTCTTTGGAGCTAATTTACCAACTAATGATAATCCGATTGGAGATAAGCAAAGCTCACCACAAGTCTGGATGAAGTATAAAAGCATTAGCCATTTGATTGCTAATAAACCTGAGTTTCCTAAATCTTTTACGTTATGGGCGATGATGAAATAACTTAAAGCAATTAAGGCAAGACCCATAGCTTGTTTGAACGGAGATACAGGCTCTTTTCCTTTTGCTCTTAGTTTATCCCAGCACAAACTGAAAGGAACAGCTAATAGAACCACGAAAATTCCATTAAAGATCTGAACCATTGAAGGAGGCATATTCCATCCGAAAATGTTTCTGTCAGTTTGGTTATCTGCAATAAATGTTAATGAAGATCCTGCCTGTTCGAATGCTGCCCAGAAAAAGATAATGAAGAATGAAACGATATAAATTACCCAGATTCTTTGTCTTTCAACTTTGTTTTCTGCAGAAGACATAATCAGGAATGCTAAGGAAATACCGGCTGCATAAATGAATGGGTAAATAATTCCTTTAATCATTTGTCCCATTTCCACTGAGTTGAACCCAAGTTCTCCTACCAATAGATATCTGAATACAAAGAATAAAACAACAAATATACCTACAGTAGCAGCTAAGAAAGTACTAGAGAATTTCGCAGTTTGAGACTCTCCCTCTTCAAAATCTGCTGTTGAGTTGTTTTTTGGAAGTCCACCGATAGGTCTTCCTTCCGGTGTTACTACATATTTATTTTTAAGGATAAAGAACGTTATGGTTCCGATTACCATCGCAATTGAAGCTGCTAGGAATCCCCATTTGAATGCAAAAATATCTCTTACTCCTGTTGTAGCATCTTTTACATCTCCTACATAAGGACAGATAAATTGGCCTAAAAATGCTCCAATGTTGATTCCCATATAGAAAATGGTGAAAGCAGAATCCAGTTTAGATTTTTCCTGTTTTGGATAAAGGCTCCCTACCATTGAGGAA containing:
- a CDS encoding peptide MFS transporter; protein product: MDNIEALSPKPDEFVENKNSRHPKGLWVLFGTEMWERFNFYGMRALLTLFMVNSLLIKEADAAIIYGGFLALCYLTPLLGGFIADKYIGNRFAIIIGGSLMAIGQFLLFISASTFSADLGSAKLIMWLALFVIIFGNGFFKPNISSMVGSLYPKQEKSKLDSAFTIFYMGINIGAFLGQFICPYVGDVKDATTGVRDIFAFKWGFLAASIAMVIGTITFFILKNKYVVTPEGRPIGGLPKNNSTADFEEGESQTAKFSSTFLAATVGIFVVLFFVFRYLLVGELGFNSVEMGQMIKGIIYPFIYAAGISLAFLIMSSAENKVERQRIWVIYIVSFFIIFFWAAFEQAGSSLTFIADNQTDRNIFGWNMPPSMVQIFNGIFVVLLAVPFSLCWDKLRAKGKEPVSPFKQAMGLALIALSYFIIAHNVKDLGNSGLLAIKWLMLLYFIQTCGELCLSPIGLSLVGKLAPKRFASLLYGVFFISNAAGYALAGSLGALIPATGDKFKKAQEIGVNLQDVLDKKVTLTADQVAAFEKAQLPLHNPTFVGFEIHNLFEFFMVFVVLCGIASVILGLLSPILKKMMHGVN